Proteins from one Rhizoctonia solani chromosome 5, complete sequence genomic window:
- a CDS encoding mRNA stability protein, producing MLPAQRKKVDMSTMTEEEQKLFRLYGKLPTHKNVLTKVQKDRKYFDSGDYALSKAGVTSQAAVGTAIPHPENIPHVTPSPHPNIHSPAPLSTSPTGQTGSPIKELVSDSSQTSPPEQIQVPIISKPVPNGAAAAESNSSPIPVSPPQSGQ from the exons ATGTTGCCCGCTCAACGCAAGAAGGTTGACATGAGC ACCATGACCGAGGAAGAGCAGAAACTCTTCCGCCTTTATGGCAAGCTTCCTACCCACAAGAACGTGCTAACCAAAGTACAAAAG GATCGGAAATATTTCGACTCGGGTGACTATGCCCTCTCCAAAGCAGGTGTGACTTCTCAAGCCGCAGTTGGCACCGCTATCCCTCACCCTGAAAA TATTCCACACGTTACTCCGTCCCCTCATCCCAATATccactctcctgctcccCTCTCGACCTCGCCTACCGGTCAGACTGGCAGTCCCATCAAGGAACTTGTTTCTGATTCGAGCCAAACCTCTCCTCCTGAGCAAATCCAGGTCCCCATTATTTCCAAGCCGGTTCCGAACGGCGCGGCGGCCGCGGAATCCAATTCGTCCCCTATCCCGGTTTCGCCTCCTCAATCCGGCCAGTAA